Proteins from one Nitrobacteraceae bacterium AZCC 2146 genomic window:
- a CDS encoding cytosine/adenosine deaminase-related metal-dependent hydrolase (product_source=COG0402; cath_funfam=2.30.40.10,3.20.20.140; cog=COG0402; pfam=PF01979; superfamily=51338,51556), which yields MNDATRTIACAHVIGPDGPMAGAQFISMAGGRIASVEPATNTTAEKLLALPALVNAHDHGRAVRTSSIGADAKPLESWLHYLALFPSVDPYLAAAMAFANSALGGAGTVMNHYTRAQGFTDLPTEAAEVARAARDVGVRAGFAVSMKDRNPLVYGPSEPLLAALPPAARQEIGQRLLRKPLSPHDYMTLVDEVAAAADGPQFNVQYGPNGVQWCSDALLQAIAEASQRTGRRVHMHLLETKYQRQWADANYPGGVVRMLDTIGLLSSRLTLAHCVWARPDELDLLAERGVIISVNTSSNLHLHSGVAPMAQMHKAGCKVALGIDSKALDDDDDSLRELRLSYLFHAGTGFDLITTRNEALRTAVNNGRFAVTNVSDNGDIRAGAPADMLMLDWAMLDDDALRGGVDPVNLLFSRATAKHIRELIVGGQTIVRDHRVTGIDLPEIRHEVLAQMRSGMASNGALAAALSTLDRAVEDHYQLAPCC from the coding sequence ATGAACGACGCCACACGCACCATCGCCTGCGCGCACGTTATCGGCCCCGATGGGCCGATGGCTGGCGCGCAGTTCATTTCGATGGCGGGCGGACGCATCGCCTCCGTCGAACCTGCGACAAACACAACGGCGGAAAAGCTGCTGGCCCTTCCGGCGCTGGTCAACGCGCACGACCACGGCCGCGCCGTCCGCACCAGTTCGATCGGCGCCGATGCCAAGCCGCTGGAATCGTGGCTGCATTATCTCGCGCTGTTTCCGTCGGTGGATCCATATCTCGCGGCCGCCATGGCTTTCGCCAACAGCGCGCTCGGCGGCGCCGGCACGGTGATGAATCACTACACCCGCGCGCAGGGATTCACTGACCTTCCTACCGAAGCTGCCGAGGTCGCTCGCGCCGCCCGCGACGTTGGCGTGCGAGCGGGCTTCGCTGTCTCGATGAAAGATCGTAACCCGCTGGTCTACGGTCCGTCCGAGCCGCTACTGGCGGCGCTTCCGCCGGCCGCGCGCCAGGAAATCGGGCAGCGCCTGCTGCGAAAGCCGCTTTCGCCGCACGACTACATGACTCTCGTGGACGAAGTGGCTGCCGCAGCCGACGGCCCCCAGTTCAATGTGCAATATGGGCCCAACGGCGTGCAATGGTGCAGCGACGCGTTGCTGCAGGCCATCGCGGAAGCATCGCAGCGCACCGGCCGGCGCGTTCACATGCATCTGCTGGAGACGAAATATCAGCGCCAGTGGGCCGATGCCAACTACCCCGGCGGGGTCGTGCGCATGCTGGATACTATCGGCCTGCTCTCTTCGCGGCTGACATTGGCGCATTGCGTCTGGGCCCGGCCGGACGAACTTGATTTGCTGGCCGAACGTGGTGTCATCATCTCCGTCAATACAAGCTCGAATCTGCATTTGCATTCCGGCGTTGCGCCAATGGCGCAAATGCACAAAGCCGGCTGCAAGGTCGCACTTGGAATCGACAGCAAGGCGCTGGACGACGACGATGATTCTCTTCGCGAATTGAGGCTCTCCTACCTGTTCCACGCCGGAACCGGATTTGACCTCATCACAACACGGAACGAGGCCCTCCGGACGGCCGTCAACAATGGCCGCTTCGCGGTTACCAATGTCAGCGACAACGGAGATATCCGCGCGGGCGCGCCAGCCGACATGCTGATGCTCGACTGGGCGATGCTGGATGACGACGCCCTGCGAGGCGGCGTCGATCCGGTCAACCTGCTATTTTCTCGCGCCACAGCCAAGCATATTCGCGAACTGATTGTCGGCGGTCAAACCATCGTCAGGGACCATCGTGTCACGGGCATCGATTTGCCGGAGATCCGCCACGAAGTCCTCGCGCAAATGCGATCCGGCATGGCGTCGAACGGCGCGCTCGCTGCGGCACTATCGACGCTCGATCGCGCAGTCGAAGACCATTACCAACTCGCTCCATGTTGCTGA
- a CDS encoding NitT/TauT family transport system substrate-binding protein (product_source=KO:K02051; cath_funfam=3.40.190.10; cleavage_site_network=SignalP-noTM; cog=COG0715; ko=KO:K02051; pfam=PF09084; superfamily=53850) has product MRRLLTSLVLASSLAIPFAARAAEPVKIKFTLDWKIQGLHAWYYWAKAKGYFTAENLDVTIDQGEGSAAAVTRVMSGAYDAGFGDINAIIQNAAAKPGEAPVMVYMIYNKAPFALLAKANGPIKSLKDLEGSKLGSPAGGASFKLLPLLAKQNGVDYSKINVTQVSPALQEQMLLQGQVDSVAVFSATSYLNLVSLKLDPDKDFRWMYYSDLGLDLYSNGIMVSPKLVKDHPEAVKGLLRALNRSLKETVQNPDAAIDVLAAEEPLIKKDLEKRRLLYVYTNLIDTPEVRELGLGDVSDTRLTSATATIAASFELPRIPAPGDVFNRSFLPPKADRIPPTVAP; this is encoded by the coding sequence ATGCGCCGCCTCCTGACATCCCTCGTGCTCGCAAGCAGCCTTGCTATCCCTTTCGCCGCTCGCGCCGCTGAGCCGGTGAAGATCAAGTTCACACTCGACTGGAAAATCCAGGGCCTGCATGCCTGGTACTATTGGGCCAAGGCCAAGGGCTATTTCACTGCCGAGAACCTCGACGTCACCATCGATCAGGGTGAGGGATCCGCTGCTGCGGTCACGCGGGTGATGTCGGGCGCTTACGACGCCGGCTTCGGCGACATCAACGCCATTATCCAGAACGCCGCGGCCAAGCCCGGCGAAGCGCCTGTGATGGTCTACATGATCTACAACAAGGCTCCGTTCGCGCTGCTGGCCAAGGCGAATGGCCCGATCAAGAGTCTGAAGGATCTGGAAGGTTCCAAACTTGGCTCGCCCGCAGGCGGCGCCTCTTTCAAGTTGCTGCCATTGCTCGCGAAGCAGAACGGCGTCGATTACAGCAAGATCAACGTGACTCAGGTATCCCCCGCTTTGCAGGAACAGATGCTACTGCAAGGACAGGTCGATTCCGTCGCCGTCTTCTCGGCCACCAGTTACTTGAATTTGGTCTCGCTCAAGCTCGATCCGGACAAGGATTTCCGCTGGATGTATTATTCGGATCTCGGCCTCGATCTGTACTCGAACGGCATTATGGTGTCGCCGAAGCTAGTGAAAGATCATCCCGAAGCGGTCAAGGGCCTGTTGCGCGCGCTCAACCGCTCGCTGAAGGAGACGGTCCAAAATCCGGATGCCGCCATCGACGTGCTTGCCGCGGAGGAGCCCCTGATCAAGAAGGACCTTGAAAAGCGCCGCCTGCTCTACGTCTACACCAACCTGATCGATACGCCCGAGGTACGTGAACTCGGCCTCGGTGACGTCAGCGACACACGGCTGACTTCCGCGACAGCAACCATTGCCGCTTCGTTCGAACTGCCGCGCATACCGGCACCCGGCGACGTGTTCAATCGCTCGTTCCTGCCGCCCAAGGCCGACCGCATTCCGCCGACGGTCGCGCCTTGA
- a CDS encoding uncharacterized protein (TIGR00730 family) (product_source=TIGR00730; cath_funfam=3.40.50.450; cog=COG1611; pfam=PF03641; superfamily=102405; tigrfam=TIGR00730) has protein sequence MQQRPITSLAVFCGSNFGNSEVYADGARQLGAELAGAGITLIYGGTTKGLMGVVADAVLNAGGIVHGVITDRLHQRGHSHHDLSRSEIVGTLRNRKERMTELADAFIALPGGIGTMEEMMEVWTMNQLSEIDKPVGLLDIAGFFTPFLAFIDHMVETKFLPAAHRHSICVDAKPPLLIEKLRTFQRTDVPKWL, from the coding sequence ATGCAGCAGCGTCCAATCACGAGCCTCGCGGTGTTCTGCGGCTCGAATTTCGGCAACTCCGAGGTCTATGCAGACGGTGCGCGTCAACTCGGCGCGGAACTGGCAGGCGCCGGCATCACACTGATCTACGGCGGCACCACCAAGGGTCTGATGGGCGTCGTCGCCGACGCCGTGCTGAATGCTGGCGGCATCGTGCATGGCGTGATCACTGACCGGCTGCATCAGCGCGGGCATTCGCATCACGATCTCAGCCGGAGCGAAATCGTCGGCACACTGCGCAACCGCAAGGAGCGGATGACGGAGCTCGCCGACGCCTTCATCGCCCTGCCAGGCGGCATCGGCACGATGGAGGAGATGATGGAAGTCTGGACCATGAATCAGCTGTCGGAGATCGACAAGCCGGTCGGGCTGCTCGACATCGCTGGCTTCTTCACGCCGTTCCTGGCTTTCATCGACCACATGGTCGAGACCAAATTTCTTCCCGCGGCTCACCGGCACTCGATCTGCGTCGACGCGAAGCCACCCCTGCTGATCGAAAAGCTGCGCACCTTCCAACGGACCGACGTGCCGAAATGGCTTTAG
- a CDS encoding acetamidase/formamidase (product_source=COG2421; cath_funfam=2.60.120.580; cog=COG2421; pfam=PF03069; superfamily=141130), protein MTQTVLPTPTSVHWGYFDATLKPVATIDPGDTVVINSVSGARDDVPMQDGMTVRPELTAIHAAVAPELGPHILTGPVAVRGAMPGDALRVEILDVQLADDWGFNIFKPGMGALPDDFPYERRVHLGIDRARGVVHTPWGMEIPAHPFFGVMGAAPALEVGRVSSVMPSTFGGNVDNKELGAGAVLYLPVAVESALFSCGDGHAAQGDGEVCLTAIETGLTGTFKIDLIKGAKLDAPYAETKTHLIAMAFDEDLDEAARVALRRMIALIVARTTLTAEDAYRLCSLAADLRVTQLVNRSKGIHVMMQHALLNQSKR, encoded by the coding sequence ATGACCCAAACAGTTCTCCCGACTCCGACAAGCGTTCACTGGGGCTATTTCGACGCAACGCTGAAGCCTGTCGCTACCATCGATCCCGGCGACACCGTGGTGATCAACAGCGTCAGCGGTGCGCGCGACGACGTGCCGATGCAAGACGGCATGACCGTGCGTCCGGAACTGACGGCGATCCACGCTGCCGTCGCGCCGGAGCTGGGGCCACATATCCTCACCGGACCGGTCGCGGTGCGTGGCGCCATGCCGGGCGACGCGCTACGTGTCGAGATTCTCGATGTGCAACTCGCCGACGACTGGGGCTTCAACATTTTCAAGCCCGGGATGGGCGCGCTGCCCGACGATTTTCCCTATGAGCGCCGGGTCCATCTCGGCATCGACCGCGCCCGCGGCGTGGTGCACACGCCTTGGGGCATGGAGATTCCCGCACATCCGTTCTTCGGCGTGATGGGCGCAGCACCGGCGCTTGAGGTCGGCCGCGTCAGTTCGGTGATGCCCTCCACGTTCGGCGGCAACGTCGACAACAAGGAGCTTGGCGCCGGAGCGGTGCTCTATCTCCCGGTCGCGGTCGAGAGCGCGCTGTTCTCCTGTGGTGATGGCCATGCGGCGCAGGGCGATGGCGAGGTCTGCCTCACCGCGATCGAAACCGGCCTGACCGGTACCTTCAAAATCGACCTCATCAAGGGCGCGAAGCTGGACGCGCCCTATGCCGAAACCAAAACCCATCTGATCGCGATGGCGTTCGACGAGGATCTCGACGAGGCCGCGCGGGTCGCGCTGCGACGGATGATCGCGCTGATTGTAGCACGGACCACGCTAACAGCCGAGGATGCGTATCGCCTGTGCAGTCTGGCCGCCGACCTGCGCGTTACCCAGCTGGTCAATCGCAGCAAGGGCATCCACGTGATGATGCAGCATGCACTTCTGAATCAATCGAAGCGCTAA
- a CDS encoding NitT/TauT family transport system permease protein (product_source=KO:K02050; cath_funfam=1.10.3720.10; cog=COG0600; ko=KO:K02050; pfam=PF00528; superfamily=161098; transmembrane_helix_parts=Inside_1_8,TMhelix_9_31,Outside_32_60,TMhelix_61_83,Inside_84_95,TMhelix_96_118,Outside_119_121,TMhelix_122_144,Inside_145_175,TMhelix_176_198,Outside_199_217,TMhelix_218_240,Inside_241_258): MSELVRRRVLSTVCIIGFFVAWELLCLAFHVSDIVLPRPSQVLVTLWTRFPAIWPHALQTLYTTMVGFGFGIVIGILLGMLIGSSRLAYDVAYPMLVGFSSIPKVAVVPIFVLWFGAGTVPAILTAMIMCIFPIVVNVATGLAATEPELQDVMKTLRATKLEILWNIGLPRTMPYFFASLKVAATLAFVGTVISETVASNRGIGNLMMIASSSFDVPLVFAGLFILAALGVGLYIVFSLIEARVTGWAVRSDSFAAGG; encoded by the coding sequence ATGAGCGAACTCGTCCGTCGCCGCGTACTGTCCACGGTTTGCATCATCGGCTTCTTCGTCGCCTGGGAGCTTTTGTGCCTCGCGTTTCATGTCTCCGACATCGTACTGCCGCGGCCAAGCCAGGTGCTGGTCACGCTGTGGACGCGCTTTCCAGCGATCTGGCCGCATGCGCTGCAGACGCTTTACACCACTATGGTCGGCTTCGGCTTCGGTATCGTGATCGGCATCTTGCTGGGCATGCTGATCGGCTCATCTCGACTGGCCTATGACGTGGCCTATCCGATGCTGGTCGGGTTCTCTTCGATCCCGAAAGTGGCCGTCGTGCCAATCTTCGTGCTTTGGTTCGGCGCCGGTACCGTGCCTGCGATTCTCACGGCGATGATCATGTGCATCTTCCCAATCGTCGTGAATGTCGCCACCGGACTTGCGGCCACCGAGCCGGAGTTGCAGGACGTGATGAAGACACTGCGGGCGACGAAGCTGGAAATCCTTTGGAACATCGGCTTGCCGCGCACCATGCCGTATTTCTTTGCCTCGCTGAAAGTGGCGGCAACATTGGCCTTCGTTGGCACCGTGATCTCAGAAACAGTCGCCTCCAATCGGGGTATTGGCAATCTGATGATGATCGCCAGTTCCAGCTTCGACGTGCCGCTGGTGTTCGCCGGTCTGTTCATTCTGGCGGCGCTTGGCGTCGGACTGTATATTGTGTTCTCGCTGATCGAGGCGCGTGTCACTGGCTGGGCAGTGCGCAGCGACAGTTTTGCGGCCGGCGGCTGA
- a CDS encoding NitT/TauT family transport system ATP-binding protein (product_source=KO:K02049; cath_funfam=3.40.50.300; cog=COG1116; ko=KO:K02049; pfam=PF00005; smart=SM00382; superfamily=52540) → MNARLVQQKPRTDNVIELEKVRVTFGDSKHAVTALEETSLRINHGEFVALVGPSGCGKSTILKLVAGTLNASQGHVFVAGREIGANAVRIGMAFQNPTLLPWLNIRDNVMLPLKIVPPFKQDFAAKRKTEYRDRVEASLAQVGLKGFGDKFPWQLSGGMQQRASLCRALIHDPTLLLLDEPFGALDQFTREELWEIMQNLWIEKQPTVLLVTHDLKEAAYLASRICVMQARPGRIVDDSVVPFARPRTIDVSFEPDFVSLTQRLRERIVAARAIQEAVS, encoded by the coding sequence ATGAACGCACGGCTCGTCCAACAAAAGCCCCGCACGGACAATGTGATCGAGCTGGAAAAGGTCCGGGTCACCTTCGGGGATTCGAAGCACGCGGTGACCGCGCTGGAAGAGACGTCGCTGCGCATCAACCATGGCGAATTTGTCGCGCTGGTCGGTCCCTCCGGCTGCGGCAAGTCGACGATCCTGAAGCTGGTGGCGGGCACGCTCAACGCCTCGCAGGGCCATGTGTTCGTCGCCGGCCGCGAGATCGGCGCGAATGCAGTCCGGATCGGCATGGCGTTTCAGAACCCGACACTGCTGCCGTGGCTGAACATCCGCGACAACGTCATGCTGCCGCTGAAGATCGTGCCGCCGTTCAAGCAGGATTTTGCCGCCAAGCGAAAGACCGAATACCGCGACCGTGTCGAGGCCTCGCTGGCGCAGGTCGGCCTCAAAGGCTTTGGCGACAAGTTTCCCTGGCAACTCTCCGGCGGCATGCAGCAGCGCGCCTCGCTGTGCCGGGCCCTGATCCACGATCCCACGCTGCTGCTGCTCGACGAGCCGTTCGGCGCGCTCGACCAGTTCACCCGGGAGGAGCTGTGGGAGATCATGCAGAATCTCTGGATAGAGAAGCAGCCGACGGTGCTGCTGGTCACCCATGACCTCAAGGAAGCCGCTTATCTGGCGTCTCGCATCTGCGTGATGCAGGCACGGCCCGGCCGCATCGTCGACGACAGCGTCGTGCCGTTTGCGCGCCCCCGCACCATCGATGTCTCTTTTGAGCCGGACTTCGTGTCGCTGACCCAGCGCCTGCGCGAACGCATCGTCGCCGCCCGCGCTATTCAGGAAGCCGTCTCATGA
- a CDS encoding dihydroorotase (product_source=KO:K01465; cath_funfam=2.30.40.10,3.20.20.140; cog=COG0044; ko=KO:K01465; pfam=PF01979; superfamily=51338,51556; tigrfam=TIGR03178), which produces MTGSETADLVIHGGTIVSPNAAYQASIAIKDGVILAIGAADAMPAAKETLDATGLHILPGAIDVHVHFRDPGYPQKEDFASGTAAAAFGGVTTVFDMPNTLPTIGTAEALADKHRIASAKAYVDYGLYAVLGDDSIEHVDALIDGGIIGFKLYMGNTFGRIPSPSTGAMLEAFEVVAPTGKRVSLHAETNSIMERRESRLRAAGRIEPIAHLAARPAVVAVEAVARAAILAEWTGARIHVLHISSAAELRPLAEAKARGVDITGETCPQYLLLSEVDYDKFGGVARVNPPVREATNQQPLWDALMDGTIDMIATDHAPHAPDEKTRPDIWTVDCGFPGVETQMPLMLTEISRGRATIQDYVRWSAESPAKIWGLYPRKGTLTVGSDADIAIVDLNRSWTIDDALIQSRSKISPWHGRQATALPIHTIVRGRFVMKDRILQEDARGTGRSVHAIQQMPTPVPRNVGTTMAAITSVQKA; this is translated from the coding sequence ATGACAGGTTCAGAGACAGCAGATCTGGTCATTCATGGCGGCACCATCGTGTCGCCGAACGCGGCATATCAAGCCAGCATCGCCATCAAGGACGGCGTGATTCTCGCAATCGGCGCAGCCGACGCTATGCCTGCGGCGAAAGAGACGCTGGACGCCACCGGACTCCACATCCTGCCCGGCGCCATCGACGTCCACGTGCATTTCCGCGATCCCGGCTATCCGCAGAAGGAAGACTTCGCCAGCGGCACCGCAGCGGCCGCGTTCGGCGGCGTCACCACCGTGTTCGACATGCCGAACACGCTGCCGACCATCGGCACCGCCGAGGCGCTCGCCGACAAGCACCGGATCGCCTCCGCGAAAGCCTATGTCGACTATGGACTCTATGCGGTGCTCGGCGACGACAGCATCGAGCACGTCGATGCGCTGATCGACGGCGGCATCATCGGCTTCAAGCTCTATATGGGCAACACCTTCGGCCGCATCCCCTCGCCCTCCACCGGCGCGATGCTCGAGGCGTTCGAAGTGGTCGCCCCGACCGGCAAGCGTGTCTCGCTGCATGCCGAGACCAACAGCATCATGGAGCGCCGCGAATCGCGGCTGCGCGCCGCCGGCCGGATCGAGCCAATCGCACATCTCGCAGCGCGTCCCGCGGTGGTCGCGGTCGAGGCGGTGGCGCGCGCGGCGATCCTCGCCGAATGGACCGGCGCCCGCATCCACGTGCTGCACATTTCGTCGGCCGCCGAGCTGCGTCCGCTGGCCGAAGCCAAGGCGCGTGGCGTCGATATCACCGGCGAAACCTGTCCGCAATATCTGCTGCTGTCGGAGGTCGACTACGACAAGTTCGGCGGTGTGGCCCGAGTCAATCCGCCGGTGCGCGAGGCTACCAACCAGCAACCGCTGTGGGATGCGCTAATGGACGGCACCATCGACATGATCGCGACCGACCACGCGCCGCATGCGCCCGATGAAAAGACCCGGCCGGACATCTGGACCGTCGACTGCGGTTTTCCGGGGGTCGAGACCCAGATGCCGCTGATGCTGACCGAGATCAGCCGCGGCCGCGCCACGATCCAGGATTACGTGCGCTGGAGCGCGGAGAGCCCGGCCAAGATCTGGGGCCTGTATCCGCGCAAGGGCACGCTGACCGTCGGCTCCGACGCCGATATCGCCATCGTCGATCTCAACCGCAGCTGGACCATCGACGACGCCTTGATCCAGTCGCGCTCAAAAATATCGCCGTGGCACGGACGCCAAGCCACGGCCTTGCCGATTCACACCATCGTGCGCGGACGCTTCGTGATGAAGGACCGGATCTTGCAAGAGGATGCCCGCGGCACCGGCCGCTCGGTGCATGCAATCCAGCAGATGCCGACGCCCGTGCCACGTAATGTGGGGACGACCATGGCCGCGATCACCTCCGTGCAGAAAGCCTGA
- a CDS encoding NAD(P)-dependent dehydrogenase (short-subunit alcohol dehydrogenase family) (product_source=COG1028; cath_funfam=3.40.50.720; cog=COG1028; pfam=PF13561; superfamily=51735): MQTTPEEFDEIVTLNMNGCFHTMRAALPTMIDQRYGKIVNVGGTFGMKGRAGRMAYSASKWGLRGITKSFALEVGPHNINVNCVAPGMVDGPRFRDKVCRDMAQKLGISEEEAAERHAADYALRRVTVDADVANACLFLASDVSRQITGVDLPVDGGWAAL; this comes from the coding sequence GTGCAAACTACACCGGAAGAATTCGACGAAATCGTCACCCTCAACATGAACGGCTGCTTCCATACGATGCGCGCCGCGCTGCCGACGATGATCGACCAGCGCTACGGCAAGATCGTCAATGTCGGCGGCACCTTCGGCATGAAAGGCCGCGCTGGCCGCATGGCCTATTCGGCCTCGAAGTGGGGCCTGCGCGGCATCACCAAGAGCTTCGCGCTCGAGGTTGGGCCGCACAACATCAACGTCAACTGCGTCGCACCGGGCATGGTCGACGGTCCCCGCTTTCGCGACAAGGTCTGCCGCGACATGGCGCAGAAGCTCGGCATCTCCGAGGAAGAAGCAGCCGAGCGCCACGCCGCCGATTACGCGCTGCGCCGCGTGACGGTGGACGCCGATGTCGCCAATGCCTGCCTGTTCCTCGCCAGCGACGTGTCGCGCCAGATCACTGGCGTCGATCTGCCGGTCGACGGCGGCTGGGCAGCACTGTGA